CGAGTACCTGGTAGCTCATATGATCCGTAACTAGTGACTAGTGACTGGTGACTGGCGGTAATGAACGGGTCATCCTGGTTATCACGCCAGTCACGAGTCACCAGTCACGGATTTATAAACAAGGGCGGCCAGGTTTTTCCACGGCGCATCGGCGAACGGGTACCGTTGCTCCCTTCCGGGCCTGGCGGGGTTCGCCGCCGCCCGATCGCATGGGACCCGGCCGCCCCCAAAAACCGTGACTCGTGACTCGTAACTCGTGACTCGAGGACCGCCGCTGACGGCTGCAGAAGGGCGGTCCGATCGAGCTCATCGTTGCGACAGGGCTGCATTTCTAGCTGCATGGGGCGGCAAAAGGCAAGTTATTTTCCCCTCTATTCTTCACGTGAGGGGGGCTTTCTGAGCTCTTTTTTCTCGGACTGCTTCCGCTTGTGTTCCAGGACCTTCTCCTTGGCGCGGCGGGAGCGCCTCCGCTTCTGCTTTTTCAGCTTCCAGCGCCGCTGCTCCTCCCTGCTCGCGCGGCCAAGCTGCATGCGCTCGATCTTGTCGGCCAGCCTCGCGCGGGCCAGATGGCGGTTTATGGCCTGGCTCCGCTCCGACTGGCAGCGGACCTCTACGCCGGTCGGGATGTGCCTCAGCAGGACGCATGTGGAGGTCTTGTTGACGTGCTGGCCGCCCTTTCCGGATGAGCGGATGAACTGCTCGAAGAGGTCGCGCTCGTGTATGCCGAGCTCCTTGAGCCTTCGGGCGACGAGCGAGGTCTTTTTCAGGGAGACCGGCATGGTTGGGCCTGTCTTCAATTGGATGATTTTTCAGCGGAGGGAGTGGGATTCGAACCCACGGTACCTTGCGGTACACACGCTCTCCAGGCGTGCCAGATAAACCGCTCCTGCATCCCTCCGCTCAAAAATCGGTTTTCAATCGATATACTCGAGCGAATTTCAAGTAAACGCTCAGCGGAGAGGGTGGGATTCGAACCCACGGACCTCCTTTCGAAGGTCAACGGTTTTCGAGACCGCCCCGATCGACCACTCCGGCACCTCTCCGCTCAACGGCCGCTCGTTTTTGGGCCCGCCTATTAAACACAGGCGGTGATAGTTATCAATATCAAATGCCCGCGTTAACTCCATGAAAAATGTAGTTAAATTTTCAGGCAACAAATCGGGCGACAGGACGATAAGTAGGGATGCGGCTGCACGCTCCCTGGCGGTCTGCCCGGCGGCGTCTGTCGCTTGAGGTTTGCGCATGGACTTCAGCGGAGAGCTTCTGGTTACCTTTGCGGACCCCGCGGTGCGGGACTGGTGCCATCGTGTGATCGAGGCTGCCCGCGC
The sequence above is drawn from the Pseudomonadota bacterium genome and encodes:
- a CDS encoding peptide chain release factor-like protein, which gives rise to MPVSLKKTSLVARRLKELGIHERDLFEQFIRSSGKGGQHVNKTSTCVLLRHIPTGVEVRCQSERSQAINRHLARARLADKIERMQLGRASREEQRRWKLKKQKRRRSRRAKEKVLEHKRKQSEKKELRKPPSREE